One Coffea eugenioides isolate CCC68of chromosome 2, Ceug_1.0, whole genome shotgun sequence genomic window, CTGCACAAAAATATCAGTTACTAAAGTGAAATGAAGTATCTTTATGATTGTGGGCATTCATATGCAGAACATGAATGATCTGCAGATATTGTCCCAGGATAGAAGATAAGAATTTAAATGATAAAACAACATGTGCATGATTTATAAAAAAATCTAGACATTTTAAACCCTTGGGAAAGTTTGACAAAACATTTATGTTGTCATCCACCTGGCTTCCAGAATCCAGAAAATATTTCAGACAAGATAAAGGTGCCAATTGACAAGAAAGCAAGTACACAGCAAAATATTGATGTGAAAACATTAGAAAAGTgttaaaaattaaaagaattgggGAAgatgttcataatcaagttacTAGCACTAGGTAGGTGcatatcaaatttaaaatttctgaACTGGTTAAATGGCTTCTGATGAAGCAATAGAACATGTCGGCCTATCAACCCAGAATATATACTTGCAATGCCATATGGAGTATTTAATCCTGTGCCTTGCTTTCTAAGATTCTTCCAGTATCAGCATCATCCACAGAAAATCTGGTGCCACAGGGAAAAGTCATAGTGCTGAAGCATAAAGCTATTAAGGGTAATCTAACTACATTTGAGGCAGTCCCTAATCTGAGGATAACTTCCTCCGTCCCACATTGAAAAAGAGAAACACGCACACACAAAATAATTGTAGTTATTGGTTTCATCAGTAAGCTGTTCGCTGATGATTTTTTACCTGAATTCGGggttaatttttcttttcactttagCCTTGGGCAATTTTGGGTTATATTTGTTGCGCTTGCAGAAGGAAAAGATCTTAGCAGCCAAAGGATGCGATGTGTGAACAAATAGTAGATCAAGACCCAAACTGTTTCTTCGTTTTTCTTCATCCTAGATCAGAAAAATATTATTCAGCATTTTTAGAGAACATACAGGTAACTGAGAATGCTCAAACATATTCATATGCAGAATAACACAGAAAAAATTACATCACATAACAATGCAATCACCGCTTTGTATGGGTGAAAATGTTTTAATCAACAATAATGCTGCCTTTCTGTCAACGCAACTTCGTACTGGTTACAACACTACTTGTATACAGTATATACAGATCAGAACTTACTGTCAAAGTATGTTCAGCTTTTTCAATCTCTGCGAGAAGGCATAACTCGTTGATGAATGGTAATTTACACACCGCCTGCCAAATCATGAGGACAACTAAGTAAAATCAAGCTGCCCTACAAAATTGTTCAATTAGAGAAGATCTGTGTACAGCTGTTCATAAGGTTTATTCAGGCGCATTTTACACATTCAACTGCACAGGTCTCAGTCCCATAAAAATCAGCTATTCTGAAACTGTAAATTCAATTTTAGGGTCTCATGCAATGCtatcttctctttctttccctttacTTTTGCTCCCACTTAGAGGTGAGATGAAGGCTAAATGACATTCAGGATTAACATCACCTTTTAGATCCTAATGGACGGGCTAGTAAGAAGCAAACTAGAATCCAAAGGTTAAATAATGAAAACTCAAACACAGTTTTGACTATTATAAGCAGATAACAACTCGCACCACAATTTACAGGTATCAAATTAAGCGCACGACCAGAATACATCAAGTACAGTTCTATACATGACAATGAAATATGCTCCTTATTAACCCGAACATGAACCTAAGGATAGCATACAATTCGTAGTATAACAACATATCAGCAAATATTTTATGCAAAGGCACAGAAAGATAAAAGACCTACATTAAGCCATTGATCAATTCCAGAATAACACCTGTTCAGCATGAAAGTAAAATAGCTAAGAAATTTTCATAATTTAGAAGTAAAGCAATTTACTAAACCATACCTGCCAAGCATGTCTTTTTCCGTTAATGTCAAGTTCAAAATCTGCGAGACATAACCTCCAATCAGTTTAGCACAAGGAACAGTAATCATGCGAAAAAGATTTATGGTACAATCACCGTACCCCTTGGGTAGAAGTCCAAAATAGGAGATGATGGATCTGTCATTAACTTTCTGTAAAAGAATGGGAGTGCCTGCGCACTAAATGTTCAAGAAGTCAAATGCTAAATCTGAAAGGTTATTAGTCCATGTACACATGAGACAATAAGTTAGGTTCTAAACCTTGCAGCAGGGAGAACTGCCATTAACTGATCAAAAGGCTTAAACGGTTTACCAAGATTGAACTTTATTTCGAGCTGGTGAAGACCATGGAAATCTGATGCAAATGGAGCATAGTGATAAGGATAAAACCTGCAAATTGGAACTAAATTATGTTTCTAAGTTAcacaaaattttcagaaaaataCACCTTCTAAAATACAATTCAGCGCAACAAAGTTTGTCAGAACAATGTAAGAACATCATATATTGAAAATAAAGATCATAAACAATGCCTCAAATTCAGTTTCTGCAATCAGGGTTCTCTGGATCCTATTTTGTATGAATTACTTTAATATTATTATGTTCTTTAATGACTCAGCTACTAGTCAAATTCAGTACAAACCATTGCCAAGAGCAAACTCCTTGGTAGTAATAATGCATGACCCAAGAAATTCCTTCGACATATTTGAAGACCTACATCAAATAGAGCTCAATAAGAAACATTTGAAAgagcaaagaaataaaatagaAAGATTAACTAGAGGTCCAAAAATAACTAGGATTACTGTGACACGAGCTTGAGGTAAATAAAGATAAATCTATAGTGAAAATATAAATCAAGAGAGAGACAATATCCCTCACCAAGTTATAGCTGATtgcaaagagaaaaagaaatagaggAGTAGAAAACAAGAAGAATTCACATACAAAGtcaattagaaaaagaaaacgcATGCAAGTGAGAGTCATCAAGAGAACCTAAGAAATAGAATCAACAGCAAATAGCATAAAACGTGCAATTAAGGGGCAGAGCAAAGTTTGAAAGCCATAGACCTAATGGTATTGGCACGGCAGCAATATCTCCTTACCGCATGCCTTTGTATTTTTCCATACTCTTCATCATTTTGAACCTCAAATTTTTCAATATAATATCTTTCCTTCCATCCCTCTTCTCCTAATTTGACCTGCAAAACAAATATCCATTAGGAGTTTTGCAGAGAAAAACAGTTGAGACTTGGTCTACATAATTACAGCCAAATATAAGATGGGAAGAATAAGAAACACATGGAAGAGGAGCAACCTTGTCAACTGCAAATCTGGTTTCGGTACAAAAATGGTCTGTTGTACTCTGAACTTCCATGGCTCTAGACTGATGAAGAAACCAGCATAAGAGGGTACAATTACGATCAAACAACGCAAAGACTAGTAAATTTCAGTCGAAACTTCAAACTGAATGTGATACTCACTTTAACTGAACAACGTTTCAAGTTTATATCCCATGCTTTTTGTGCCtggcaaaagaaaattacaacATGATTATATGTAGATCACACAATAGACAATACAAAGCAAGTAGAATATTCATGTGCAAGCCAATGAAACAGCAAATAGATATGATTTTCACCTTTAACCAACATTAAAATGAAATCAAGTCACaatagagaaaaataaaagtCACCTGATACTATCCAGCATGAAATATTAACCaaccaaaaagaacatgtcCTAAAACTTAAGAAGCCTGATAAAACTAAGTAACAAATGTTACCTGTGCACGTTTCCTGAATATGGCATTCTCATGTGCTCCAACTGCTTTTACAAAATGCTCCACCCGCTCCAAATCAACCTATGCAATCCAATATACAGGTTACTGAAGCAAAGAACAAAGGTCTTGAAAAACGATCATAGCACAATATATTGGGAGTGCAGAGTTGCGGCTGCGGCTAGCATAATGAGTAGAGATTGCACTTGAAGTGAAGGAGCTAAAAAGGGGGGAAGACTACAGGGCTTCATAAAATCAAATCAGTAAAATTTGACAACAAAGAATAAGAATAGCTTGACAGAATCAATCTTTATGAGAGCTGAAAAATGCTAGTCACATATCACAGTAGTCAATGCATAAGTATGAGACAAGTCGATTCAAACAGCAAGCAAAGGACCAAGTATATAAAACGAAAATGAAATTACTGTTTGACTAGCAGAGAGCAAGAAACCAATAAAGAGAGGAATAAAACGGTAAGAAATTCCAGATCAAAAACTTTAAGATCTTTCTGAAATAAAagcacaaaaaaaattttgcatttatCAAAGGAGGGCAGAGTTTAACAGGAGATGAAAAATAATGCATGGAAAAGTGTTTTGTATTTTAAATGCCAGGAATACGATCCTCATTCATTTCTCAGTACATAAAAGATAGAAAACAAAATCAACTGCAGTTTTGTTGAAACTGTCAACGAACAAAGGAAGTTGAAATATAGCTTTTGATCCAGCTGCAAGAATTATGCACTTGAACTCTGAACAGGTTGAGCCCAGAAAGCAGGAAAACCTTGTTCCTCTCAATCTCATGCAAACATGAGCTGTCAAGGTTAAGCATAATAATAAATTGGCTTGAAAACTAACATATCCAATGGTTAACTAAACCATTAGGCATCATGAATAAAATTGACTGAAGCTCCtataaatgaatgaaatgcagcAGAATAAACTTTTAAGACTACCTCACAAGAATTAGTAAGATAACCACCCATTTGAGTGAACTCTTTCTTGTACACCAACATGAGCAAATCAATTGCCCCCTAAAAGAAATAGAACACGCCATGGATTAGTGAtacttcaaaagaaaagggactGAATATTTAGCATGCCCGATTAATCTTAAATTGAAAAACATTGTGAACCCGTTGCCTCAAAATTTTTGTTTCACACACAACCCAATATTGCAATTTGCCACGTGGACTGAATGCATATACCAACCTCTGATATTTCCAGCGATGGCACATGTGGTAAAAAATCATTACCAACAAACAGACACATGAATACAAAATCATCTATGAGTCGGTCCAGGTCAACTTTCACTGTTGCATCCGGTATTTGCAACTCATGTGCTAAGTAGTCCCTGAGTACCCAAATGTGGAGAAACTGAAAAAGAAGAACCAGTAGTTACAAAATCATTTGCTACATTATCTCTGATCACTACTATGTTCAAAGATAGAAACACAACAATCAGGTTACAGATTTCAATTTTGCACCATTTCATCTGCCAGTGAACCAACAGCAAAAAAATAGATGCTTtgtcaagaagaaatggatgaAGACACATGGATAGAAGAAGGAAACAAAGTGCTGAAAGTTCCAAATTATCAGAAACAAATTTGTTGGGTGGAAGATGTTAATGTATGATCAACTTGTACATCTTACATCAGATTCACAAAGATTCTAACACTCTTGAAGAGAGACCCGTACTATgtgattgcaaaaataaataTCCAACAAGGAGAAGGAAATAATTAGTGAATGTGTTCAATCAATAGGCATCTATTGGCATAATTATCAGTAGTGAGAGTCAAGTGAAGCATAGCCCCAGCCAAAGCACAAAATGCATAGAGAAATCGTACACCCAACATAGAGCTGACAATGATAAAAATATAGTAAAGAATGGCATGGCATTACACACATACACTACTACGTAAGTGACTTGTCAAAGGCAACAACTTATTCTAACAACTTACTGTAACAAGTGCCATCCTAAAGTTGAGAAGAAATTGCAAAAacagttgaaaaaaaaatcatgcattAATTTAACAACCAAGGTTGTAAGATCGAATCAATGATGCTTTTTAAAGAAATATCCTTGCATCAACTGCAGATCTTATCTTTTTACTCCTAAATTTCTTAGTATGGCAATTCAATCAAAGAGCATATAAACCATTAAGTGTGTAAAAGAAGGAACCTAACCTAGAACAAAAACATTACATGATGCACAGTGCAACAATTTGCACTAACTTTTCTCTAATCCAACAATTACCTTAGTTTCATACAGGAACCGTGAAATAAAGTGTAATTGCAATGAAGGATTTCAGTAATTCCATTTAAATGATAATCAACCTACAAGTGCCAGGTCTCTTACAACCATAATTGATGAAATTCTTCATTGCCAGAGCCTCTTTTAATTTGTATAAGATGGTACAATTACTACCATCATGAAAATAGTATCAGTACCTTAATAAAGTTTTTGCTGATCACTTCACTCAAGATAACGTTGCTAAACTCATGCACCAAATATAAAACCAAATTCTACAGAGGCCAtcaaccaaaatcatgtcaTGACAGTGAATGGGTAATATGACTGTTACCTGAAATCTTTGTCTTGATATAAAGGCTTCAAAATCCCTAAGATATCCTTCCCCTTGCATTGGCTTCACCATTTCTTGTCTTTGGTTTTTGTCCTTAGGCAGAGCTTTGCGGACATCCTACACCGTGCATAAAAATAATGAACTCATTATAACTTCCAGACAACTATAAACCACCAGCCAAGACTTAATTAAAGAAGAGGGATCAAATACAATCCCCTAAACTTATACCTCTCTCAAAATAGAAAAATGGATTTCATGTGCAGCCAATGCAAGCATTATCAGGTCTGCATCCTAAAGAAATTAGAAGAAAAGTAGGCACATTTAGATCAAGTCACCTCCAATAAATCCATCACAATGCATAAAGGTTTCTGGAAGGTTTTCATAGCAAAATTTAGAGTGTTTACCAACTTTTGTCTAATTTTTTTACATCGATAGGCAAAAGACAGGAAAGTACATAAACCTAACATCAAAaacagagaagaaaaaaaaatctaatgagaAGATTTTTACCAATCCATACAAACAATGTCGTGTATTTGGATCAAATCCTGGCAAATTTCTTTGCAAACGGATGTAAGACATAATCTTGTGTTCCCCTTCACCAGGCACACTAGCATCAGACAGAATAACCTAAAAAAGATCAGCATAGTCATATGGTATTACATTTGTGGAGGGGGAGGGATGTGTATGTGtgcgtgagagagagagagagagagagagtctgTGTGTTTTTAGACCGGTCCAAAAGGAACAACAAATCAAAGTCCTAGAAATTGAACCGAAAAATGCCTTGATTCCTCGCCAACCGGAGACGGAGTTCATCTTCAAGTGTACATAATATCGAAGTGCAGATGACAAGAGTTGCATGAATTCAGTTCCAGGAGTAATTATATTAGAATCCAGCTTTTTATTTCCAAAATCCTCTCCTTCTGGCACATGGACCCCTTTCAATGTCTCTGTTTTAGATGCCTGATCATAATCAAATTCCAGCCTATTAGTTATGTTGGAAACAGAATAAAAGTACAGGGGCAAAACAAAAGACGAAATGGTGGAATGATAACATCTGCAGAAGCCCcgctacccaaaaaaaaataaaataaaatacagaCTTCATCTGCCGCATCTTTAGCAGCTCTGAACCGTCTTGCCCGCTGTTGATTCATCTTGGCACGCGGTGCCACACCATCTGAGAGATTAACGTTGGGAATGTTTGAGTGAGACTAACAATCCAAGTGGCGTCCTAATGAAGCACTTAGAAAAGAGTTGTAAACTCAAACTCCACCTAGTAGTAAACGAAACAGTAAATgcagacaaaagaaagaaatataaAGCTGGAGATGTTGATTTCAGCATAAGTTAGCAATAGACGGGAATGGACGTACCAATTGCCATGTAAAAAAGTTTGCGCGGCCTAATCATGGAGAATAATCTGTCAATGTACTTGAATACCGCCTTAAATACTTGGTCATAAGTCTCCGGAGCAGGCTGTGAAGGAAGTTCACGAATACCGCATCATTTATTACGAAACAAAGCCGTTCAACAAAAACTAGAGAAGCAGTTCATTTGTAAGAAAAATATCGAGCAGTAATTTTGTCTGGTCTTTATGATACCAATCCATCGGGATGAAAGCAGGGATGGATGATTCCATTCATGTCCAGATAGAGGTTATCGAACTCGAGGCCGTTAGGGTTTGGAGCGGTGGTATCAATTGGAACGTCGACAACTGAGCGCGGGTATCGTTCTGCTAGCCACCGATAGAATGCCGGTATTCCCATAGTCTACTTCACTGTTATATGCTCCCAACCTCACTTAGTCCCTCAGTCACTACTCCCTCCCGAACCGACTTGACTTGCCGTCTACTGACTGCTGAAAAAGGCGGAGGAGAGTAGGCAGCGTAACTGCTGGGGgattttacttctttttttttccttttaaatttccgggatttagggttttcaagattCTCAGAAAGTTTCTGGGGCCGGTTTTCGTCCCTGCTCCTTCTCTGATAGATGACGAGCCCGGGGGCTGAACTTGTCCTGCGTTAACGGTACTACCATCAAAACGTAGATTAATTTTATGGTGTATTTTTCTATTGTTAGATGCGAGCTTTTTCGGAGCTTGATTGTCCGGTGCATACACTTCCCACCGAAAAAATTAAATTGAGATGAGTAATGATAATAATACATACATTAATAAtaatatgtatatgtatattattattattatataaaaagTTAATCGATATATTAAATGTTGTTCGATCTGTTAATTGAGATTCCAGAAGAAGTCCGCGGCCAAAATTACCATTATCTGCACCTTAGTGTCACGTACCTTTCAACCACAAGATTCTGAAAAGCCTCGATTTGTAAATCTTACGAGTGGAATAACTGTTTATCATAAAATTACTGCTATCACCACTACTTTCATCACATTATATATTATTCCACGGCTAATTTCTCtacattgaatgaaatttacaCACTACTACTACTACATTTCATCTCATTGTATTACTCTACTGCTAATTTCTTTACATTGAATAAAATTTACATATGGTATAAATAATGGTTATGAATTGGCATATTACTACATTTGGAAGAAAAGCAATTTTATCGGATAGTAAGCAGGTCAGAACTGCTTTAATGGTATTAATAGGCAATATGATTCCAAAAAGGTATTGGGCACCGCACGTATGTCACATAGCATGTCACGTGATGAATCATTCTATCATCACAATGAGTGACATTATTAGGTGATTTTTGATTGATATTAACTCGTTGTCGCGTTACTTTCATAGTTTTAAGTTAGTAGTATTTTATCTTGGATTTCCCAAATTTAAAGGCCTCAATAGTATCTCCTATAAAAAATGTACAAGTTTCTTGCGAAGTCTGCCAGACGTGGATGGTGCTTCGATGGATTCGATTCTTACAGGATGCACGCATCCTTGTTGTAAGGGGTGGATTATCCGTTGAGGACAGCTGGAGTGTATGGACTTTGGGCCGCCGGGGAAATAAAAAACTCATCGGCTAACTCGCGAAGGACTATGGCCCTTTGGCAACTATAGCGGGTACATATCAAACTGAGGGATTGGGAAGGGAAGCCTCGTCCCCGTTGCCCGATTTGCCTATTCCTTCTGCCCACTCTCAAGACTCCACGCCTGTGTGTTGGGTCTTATCATTTAAAGTTAAAACTCTGCCGCCTTACCTTCAGCTTTGTTCGCTCTTTTTAGATTTCACATATATTTGTGGGGTGTTTGAATAACaattatttggccaaaaattatttgtttatatcacagatataatttttaacacatttttttttatctcatatacatcacatcatttAGGGTGTGGTTGCAAtaggaaaatttaaaatttttataaatgcctcgataaaattttaaatctaaaaaaaaaaaacttggaaAATATATCTAGGGTGaaagtttttaaaatacaacattacaataaaatttttaaaaatacttCTAAAAACACATAATCCATACAAATCCTATGTTATTTATCTTTATTAGTTTTGAAACTTCAAAAAATCTCACGTTATTGGGGCAGGGGCTTAGGAGAGAAATGAATAATGGAATTGTCCCATAAAAAATCTAAGCCTAAACTTGATCATCAAAACACTAAAGAGACTTGGCTATCGCTGTGTTGCAATCTCAATATCAAAAAGATGCCTACAAATCCTTTGATACCAATGCATTGATTTATATACATTTTTTCTGGAAAAActtcaaaacatttttttttttttaactatctTCTTTCTCACTAACGCGTCTTCAACAATGATAATTTTTCTCAACGTTATAGTATTTTTAGGAAAATAACCTTATAGTACTCTTTGGAACGTGATATAGGCGACCAGCCCAAAGGTCGGTGGTTTCATACGACCAATTCACCTAGTTAATTTTCtgcataaaataaaatagggATTTGAGCGTACCATTACCATCCCAATTCCCACACGTGAAGTTGTGGTCCAAGTTCCATTTCCATAGCCTATAGTTAACTAGCATTCAAGATTCAACTGCGGGAGCCTCCTTGGGGTTGGGGCACCATGCATGACACAGAAGCATCGAGGACATCGCCATCCAATCATCCATTCATCCATCTTGTTGGCTGTTGCTACTCTACTGCAGTTGAGTATATAGCATATAGTGCATCTTTATACGTGTAGGCTAATTACGTCTTTCTTATGCTTCCCAAGACCACGACATTCCTTGCATTCGATGCAACACAAAATCTTTACTAAAATTAATAGACCAATCCACATATGGACCTGAGCTGAAAAAACTACTAATCTATGAGgttattttttctttgtttccccTTCAACTCTTACTTGAGCATCAACATAAAAATTCCAGTTGGTCTTCGCTTCTTCCAGTTGCAGTTTTTGTTTTCCAGATCCACAAGAAACAATCGATGAGCATCCATCGTCCGCAACCCAGACAAGGACAATTCCAGTCGGGGTAAGCTCcactttttccattttttcttttttttcccctccccccGGGCGGGTAGTCCTACGGCCTCCACCCCTGTAATCACTGCGTTTCGTTCCTAATTCGGTCGCTTGGTCATTATATCCTTCGGACTGGCCAATACAATACAGCTTTCCTCTTTCAGAAGCTTCTTTTATATTCCTCATAGTACATTCCAGTTCCGTTCAAACCAAAGTCTAGGCTGTAGTGCTGGGATCGCTACTGATTCTTGGTTTGAGTAGAGATGAGACGACGACCAGCCAAGCTTTTGATCGATCTTACCGGTTAAAAAGGTAACTGGGAATGCTGCACTTGCACTTGCATGCACAGAGATTCGTGTTTCTTGCTGAAAGCATTAACCTGCTGCTTGAGCATGATTCTGAATCTGATGCGAGTTGACTGCACACCCAGGAGGACATTGAGTGGATGTCTTTTGTAGGTGCAGTCGTTACTGTCTCGCAAACTACACGCGAAAAATGTAGAGCTTTATTGACTCTCTAAATAATATTCAATTGTCGTAGGAAACTTTGGCTCATTCTTCAGCATTTTCTGATCACAATTCGCAGGTGAAATAGCTAGTTCTTGACATGGACGAAGCGCCGGAGGAATTGAGAATAAGGGGAACATCGCTCATGACTCAACACAAGTCGTCGCCACTGTCGTTCCACCGTCACGTGAGTTTTATTACCTTCACACGAGTCCATACAGCAGTATCTTATCTTCCAATTCCTTCCCACGGACTTGCGTTCTTAATTAACTATCATCCTCCTATGAAATTGTGTCAGACTCAGACTGGCAGCCCAGAGGATTTGTATTCGACCAGAGCTCAAAAGCACTTTAAGACCACAAAAAGAGCTCTGGCCTCTCAAATTGAAGAACCAATGGATACTCCTGAGAGCCCTATCAGTGCAATGGAGTTCCTGTGCAGACCATGGAGTCCTTCTGCCTCCAACTTCCTGCAGTTATTTCCTTCAAGTGTGAGTTTGCTACTTCCCAAAAACATGCGTAGCACAAACGATGCGCACTTAACAAGTTCGTCCTGTTAAATTGTTCACTGACCCAATGAAGAAACAATCTAACAACGAAGACATAAGAAACTGGGAGTGTTTGGGACCATCTAAGATTGTGATCCATCCGTGACCGCAACCATGAAGTGGTGGCCCCATGTCCAAACTTTGACATTAATCCACTTCAGTCTCTCTTTTGTCCTTCTGCTAGTAGTTTCATGCTTTCTCGAACTAGGTGAATATGCATTGAACTTGTAATGAGCACATACCGAATTTGATCCAAAGTTCACCGAGTTCTGAGCTATAATCGGTACACACAAAATGTGGCATTGAATTTGTAGAATCTCTCGTTTGCCCAGTATGACAGGGCCAGAGCAGAAGATCATGAAAATCAACCAGAAGAAGCATTGAAGCACACCCCAGAAAGGAACCAAGTGCTTATAATCAACGAGAAATTCAGTAGAGTAATGATCAATCTCTCCCATCAATGTTCAGGAATTCATTCGTTTATTAGTAGTAATAACCAGCGATTTCACAGTCATCCCTAGCCTTGGAGGTGCAAGAAATTTGCCAGGTGATATTCAACTGAAACAGACCTGTGTTACAACTCTTTGAATGCCAACTTCTCTAGAAAAGAGATTCAAGTTAGTAAACGTTTTTTCTTCCCAAATTTGTGCTCCGGCCTTGTTCCCCACAGCTAGTCCAGTGCTCTTATGCTCATAGGATAGGTTAAAAATCATCTAGTTGTACTCTACATTCCTCATCTTGATATTATGTACATTTTGGTTATGTAGATGAACTTGAATCACGTGAAAGGATGGCCAAAAGGCAAATCGCTCTCTGGCTTCTTCAGATCTTgtaaagagaagaagaaagatgaaATTC contains:
- the LOC113760522 gene encoding 5'-3' exoribonuclease 4-like — translated: MGIPAFYRWLAERYPRSVVDVPIDTTAPNPNGLEFDNLYLDMNGIIHPCFHPDGLPAPETYDQVFKAVFKYIDRLFSMIRPRKLFYMAIDGVAPRAKMNQQRARRFRAAKDAADEASKTETLKGVHVPEGEDFGNKKLDSNIITPGTEFMQLLSSALRYYVHLKMNSVSGWRGIKVILSDASVPGEGEHKIMSYIRLQRNLPGFDPNTRHCLYGLDADLIMLALAAHEIHFSILREDVRKALPKDKNQRQEMVKPMQGEGYLRDFEAFISRQRFQFLHIWVLRDYLAHELQIPDATVKVDLDRLIDDFVFMCLFVGNDFLPHVPSLEISEGAIDLLMLVYKKEFTQMGGYLTNSCEVDLERVEHFVKAVGAHENAIFRKRAQAQKAWDINLKRCSVKSRAMEVQSTTDHFCTETRFAVDKVKLGEEGWKERYYIEKFEVQNDEEYGKIQRHAVFKYVEGISWVMHYYYQGVCSWQWFYPYHYAPFASDFHGLHQLEIKFNLGKPFKPFDQLMAVLPAASAQALPFFYRKLMTDPSSPILDFYPRDFELDINGKRHAWQAVCKLPFINELCLLAEIEKAEHTLTDEEKRRNSLGLDLLFVHTSHPLAAKIFSFCKRNKYNPKLPKAKVKRKINPEFSDGMNGYTYISDTPIQPVAIYSPLDNTELITNNEVVSVFYKPPSFHPHIAKIPKGVIRLGKSVSEHDIQPPPILWHEKTSIVRHRFSQRCIPPRAVSGPCLAKMARQLVSQNCVTKLHDADGDHGKVSKAKRNWSHDKMKNRKIKNGGKRRKVNKA